One Magnolia sinica isolate HGM2019 chromosome 2, MsV1, whole genome shotgun sequence genomic window, CTTATGGCTTTCTCTAACATGGTCACCAAATCCACCTGCATTTAGATTCTAATGTTAATTGTCATCATAATCAACAATGACCTATTTCAGATTGCCAACTACTTAACAAGAAAAAACCCACCTTCGTCCCATTCGGTACAAGATCTTGCAGTATCTTCAGCCGTTCACTGATCCGCTCCCTTCGATTCTGAAATCATGAAAGTACCGATCTTCGATTGAAGTTGTTTCGAAAAATACCCACAAGTAGATGTGAAATTATCATTGTCTAAATAATTCTAATTAAGGTTAATAAGTAAAGTAAGCACACCTTAGCGGCAATACTCTGAGGGTCCTTTGATGGAATTGGCTTTGGTTTGGCCTTCTTAGGTGAGCCGCCACAATGCTTCTTTAAAGCTTGCATATCACTGCCCTACAATGATAATCTCTTGGTAATCAAGACCCTAATCATGATTCTTTTGTGTTTAAGAGTTGTAGTCTGAGAAGTGGAAATATGAAATAATGAAATGCAACTTTGTGAATTGTGGGTATTGTTTGTGTTCTAGTTTTAGGAGGTGGACCCTTAATAGAAAGGGTTTTGATGAGAATTTGGACCTGATTATCATGCACTTCATGATCAATCCAACCCTAAGTGTTAGTGCACTTAAGAAAGGACTTACTGAGTAAGGGCGCTTATGGTAGCTTCTGTCTGATCCCTCAGTGTCGTGGAGATCGTCACTGGCTAGAGCTCCTGTGTATAGCCACCCAGGCCGTGCATCCCCATGTCGGCCTTCCTTACAAGAATTGTTCAGCGAGCCATATCCGCTGGCCTTCTCATAACAGTTCATGTCATCATCGAGGCGGGAATCAATGCCTCTATTCGAATCGAGGTGATTGCACTGATTGCCATGGTCCTCCGAATCGACCCAGATCGAGTATTCATCTTCATGGTCAATCTTTGAATGGGTAGCGTGAGAAAGCCGGTCCCCTTGATCAAAGCTAAGCACGGAGCCGCTTGAGTAGGACCAATGATCAGGCCCAGTCTTGAAGTTGAGAAGAGATTGACCTTCATCAGGAGAAGGAGAATCGGTGGCTCCGAACATGAATTCGCCAGGCCCGTCCATGTCGTGAAGATTGGGTAGAGAAGGAAAATGGCCAGTGGAGAGGCTCTTTAATGGACCGTCTGTCTTCTCCGAGCCATCTCCTTCTTCAAGCGCCGCCTTGTGGTAGCTCTCGAAGCTGAAAAATCCAAGAGGAGAATCGGACACTTGAATCGACGATCCGCCATAAGCATTGCTGAAGTGTGAGTAGGATTGGATCGAGGCCAAGTGCGAATCTTGTGCAACAGCTCGCTCTTTTGCAAGTGCCATTGAGCGTCTTTGTTGCACTCaagagcttgaacttgagatgcTTAGGCTAAAATGCAAGAGAACACACACAAGGAGAAAGAGGATTCATGAAGATGGGTGTTTTGTTTGGAGATGAAATTCTTCTTCTTATATATATTCAAGACTTGGATTATTGTTTCTTAAGAAGATTGTGTTAGAGGAGTTCGATAGCTGGGAATGACAGAAAACACCCCATATTTGAATATTAGACCCAAAAACCGCCTGACGTTATTTTCAGATGAATGATCACATAAGTTCGAGCGTATGGTAATCATTGTACGTTCCAGCTGTTTGGGGGTCCAAGATTGGTGTATATATGGGATCCAAACCGTGAATCTAGTGTGCCGCCTCATGTTAATTATACATCCCAAGAATCattcagatccaaaactctggtgagccacaccaaagagaTCAATGTACCATGATGCCTAAGACTTATATATTCACGTGGTGTGGCATGGTTTTGGAATGACATGAGATTTttgtcccttcatcctagtggggcACACTTGATGACTGGGTGggatggcatatacaaaacaTGGTGGACCGCAAATTTCGTTTGGGAGTTTCTATGGTGGTTTCCCAATGGCCCCCCTTTCCCTTTGGCGTGACACACTTGCGTCATGGATCATCGTGACTTTTTTCGGCTTTAGGCATAACATATGAGTGCATCTAATCGACAGGTTGGATGatactcacacatcatggtgggcaagCAAAGAACTAGATGGCTAAGATCGCTTGGTAGCTGCCATTGGTGGGTGATAGCCCATCCATTCGATGACCTAAACGGATCAGTGGTCCAGATCGCTCTGGTGGACATTTTGGTAGAAGAGAGATTTATTTACGagaaaaagagtattaaatacTCTGGCAGAGGGCGATGGATGAAGCACATGCACTTGACATTACTTACAGAAATTGGGTGCGTAGGATATATACTAGTCCAAATTAAACCGCCTAAATTACGGTCCAAGTTTTGAAATGCATCGTGAAAGAAAAATTACTCTTTTATGATTTTCTGTATACGAGTTCGGTGGACATTTACTAgacggttaagaatgaaaaatatcaatggTCCTCATGTTtcaacgaatcagaggttaggattattcaaccgATCTGATTTTGTTACTTTGATTCAAAGACAGTGACTTCTATCATTTACTCGGTGTACTTTTGAGTTAATGTATATATGACTCGTTTATAGTTTTTAagtacctgtgtatcaagtgccatacacagccagagtatcaaataactactcTTTATTTTATGAGATTGTATCATTCTTTGTTAACATATGAAAAATTATAAGACCAACCATGAAGTGTTTGTTATGGCCTTTCAAATTAAGGCCAGCTCACTAAGTTGTGGTAATTCTTCCACTCTGCCCAtgtatagaatacatgcatgttGATCCAGTCCGACTGAATGATGGACTCTATTTTGGATGgaccatagcccaaaaatcacaacAACCAGACAATCTCAATCAACAAATTCTGGATATTGAATTCGTACCGCTGACCATTTCCTTTCCCGCCGTTCATTTGATGACCCACAAACTGAGAGGTTTTAAGATTATCCAATCGATGCACCAATCCACAATAGAGTCCATGGTTTGAACGGTTCGGATTGGTGTGCATGCATGCCACATGCACAGTGGACAAGTTACCATAAGTTAGTGAGCGATGCCAAACGCATAATGTTATATATCTAGTACTTTATTAAATAATATGGGGGTGTTTTGGCATAAATTAAGGAGCGAAGGGGTTTTATCCAAGAAGAAATGTGTAAATAAGTGTAGATGTAAGAGCAATGGCATTGAATAATACGCACGGGAATTGTTAGCCGgcacatgaatgaatgaatggatatgagagagagatagagcaaAGAAGCAAAAGGAACGGCGGATCTATCGCTCTCCCACGTCTTAGATTCCTCTGTGAGTTAAGACGTACACCTTTCTTGTGGGTTCAAGAGAATG contains:
- the LOC131228078 gene encoding putative transcription factor bHLH086 → MALAKERAVAQDSHLASIQSYSHFSNAYGGSSIQVSDSPLGFFSFESYHKAALEEGDGSEKTDGPLKSLSTGHFPSLPNLHDMDGPGEFMFGATDSPSPDEGQSLLNFKTGPDHWSYSSGSVLSFDQGDRLSHATHSKIDHEDEYSIWVDSEDHGNQCNHLDSNRGIDSRLDDDMNCYEKASGYGSLNNSCKEGRHGDARPGWLYTGALASDDLHDTEGSDRSYHKRPYSGSDMQALKKHCGGSPKKAKPKPIPSKDPQSIAAKNRRERISERLKILQDLVPNGTKVDLVTMLEKAISYVKFLQLQVKVLATDEFWPAQGGKAPEVAQVKEAIDAILSSHKDRNSSSK